The genomic interval CGTTCGTTCGCAGGCAGTGCGGGCCGACTGGTCAGCGCTGTGCTCAAGAAGTCCAAACCTGACCTTGAAGAGACCTTGATCTGAGGGTCGTAGGCTGGCGCAAAATGTCCTCTGACTAGGAGTAATAATGCGTTCTCGTCGCTCCTTCGGCCGTCTCGCGGCCGTCGTCTTCACCGGTGCGATTGTGTTTGCCGGATGCACCGACAACGGGTCTGACGACGGTCAGACGTCCGGTGGGTCCGAAGCATCGGAGGCGTCCGATGGTGGTGGCCACGGGGGCATGGAGCACCCGATGGATGGCGGCCCTGCGCCTGAGGGGATGGTGCCTGCGGAGGATCCCGAGTTCCCAGTCGGCACAGAGGTGACGCTCACGGCGGACCACATGGAGGACATGGAGGGAGCGACAGCGACGATCTCCGGTGCCTTCGACACCACGACCTACTCGGTCAGCTTCACCCCGACCGACGGCGGCGAGCCGGTCACTGACCACAAGTGGGTCGTCCACGAGGAGCTCGAGAACCCGGGCAAGGCACCGCTGGCAGAGGGCACCGAGGTGGTCATCACCGCTGATCACATGGCGGGTATGGAGGGTGCTGAAGCCACCATCGACAGTGCCACCGAGGAGACTGTGTACATGGTCGACTACGAGGCCGACGGGATGATGATGACGAACCACAAGTGGGTCGTCGAGAGCGAGATCGAGCCTGCGTGATGACCACCCCGTCGAGCCCTCGAAGTGCATTCGCCTCCTCCGGGGATGGGCCGCGTCGTCGCACTGGGCGGCTGCCCCGGCGATCGGTCTTGATCGGTGCTGGCTTGTTCCCGCTTGGTCGCCGGTTGCGGGACCGGCGGGTCCGAGCCCGCATCCGTCACGAGTGATCAGGAGTTGCTCCAGGAACATGGCTTCGCCGACGCGGACGCGCACGAGATCATCGACAGGCTCGAAGCGCTCCCGGTGGCTGAACGACCGCAGGACCTGATCGCCAGCGTCACCGCGACGTCTCTTCAGCTCCAAGACGATGCAGGGCGAGAGGCCGAGCTGCCCCTTCCCGAGGACCAGTTCTACTTGTCGGTGGCCCCGTTCGTGGAGACCACCCACGAGTGCGCCTTCCACAGCCTGACCACCTGCCGCGGGGAACTGCGCAGCCGCGAGCTCACTGTGAGCGTGGTCGACAGCGGCTCGGGCGACGTCCTTGCGGAGGGCCCTCGCACCACGCATGACAACGGGTTCCTCGGTCTTTGGCTGCCGCGCGGGATCACCGCGGAGCTCACGTGCACCCTCGAGGACTACACAGGGACCGCGTCCATCTCGACCCAGGCGGAGGATGATCTGACCTGTCTGACCAGTCTCCAACTGACGTGAGCAGGCGAAACACCCGGTCCGCCTTCTGGCACTCGGTGGTCGGCCCAGCTGGGCGGAGCGTCACACCAGGCCTGAGTCGTCGGACCACGCTCCGACTGGGCGGGAGCCTGCTCGTCCTCGCCCCCGTCCTTGCGGCGTGCAGCAATTCCTCAGATGTGGCGAGTGAGGCGAACGCCGGGTACGTCTCCGGCGATGGCGTCGTCGTCGAGATCCCCCCAGAGGGACGCGCCGATCCTCTGGCGATCCAGGGAACCACCTACGACGGCGACGACTTCGACTCCACGGCGCTGCGCGGCGCACCCTTGGTGCTCAACATCTGGTACGCCTCGTGTCCACCATGCCGGCTCGAAGCCCCCGCGCTGAAGGCCGTGCATAGCGAATACAACGCCCGGGAGTGGCATTCATGGGCGTGAACACCCGCGACCAAGCGGGGCCGGCCGCCGCGTTCGAAACGACCTTCGGCATCACCTACCCCTCGATCCCCGATCCCGACGGAGTCGTCATCTCTTCCATGGACGGCAGCGTCTCGCCCAACGCCGTCCCCACGACTTTGATCCTGGATGCTGAAGGACGAGTAGCCGCCCGGATCACGGGCGCGGCCAACCAGAGCACCCTCGAGAGCCTCCTGGATACCGTGCTGGCGGAGGCCGCCTGATGGGTGAACTGTTCGCCACCACCGTGCTGAGCGGACCCCTGGCCGCAGCCCTGCTGCTGTCGATCGTGGCTGGTCTGGTCGCGTTTCTGTCTCCGTGCGTGCTTCCTGTGGTCCCCGGCTACCTCGGATACATCACCGGGCTCACCGGACAGAACGCCGGGCCGTGCCGTACCGGCGATCCTGGGGAACGGCCATGGCGCCTGGTCACGGGAGCGGTGCTGTTCGTCGCGGGCTTCACTACGGTGTTCCTGGTCATCGGCGGCTTCGTCGGTGCACTCGGGTCATTGATGATTCAGTACACAACAGCGATCAATCGGATCTCCGGGGTGCTGGTGATCCTCATGGGCCTGGTGTTTGTGGGAATCTTCCCCCGCCTCTCCGGTGAGAAACGGATCCGGAAGCGCCCCGATGCCGGACTCGCCGGTGCCCCGTTGCTCGGGATCACGTTCGGCTTCTCGTGGACCCCGTGCATCGGGCCGACGTTCGCCGCAGTCGCGGCGCTCAGCCTCGGGGAGGCCTCCGCCAGTCGCGGCGCTCTCCTGGCTTTCGGCTATGCGATCGGGCTCGGGATCCCGTTCATCCTCTTCGCTCTCGTGTTTCGGCGTGCCCTGGGCATCTCCCGAGCGTTGTCCCGGCATCGCCGGACGCTATAGATCGTCGGTGGCTCCGTGCTCATCGCCATCGGACTCCTGCTGGTCACCGGCGTGTGGGAGCAGTGGATGGCATTGCTGCAGGTGCGGATCGGCACCTTCACCACGATCGTCTGAGAGCTGAGCCCGCCGTACGCGGCCGGCTCAGCGATCAGTGATCGCTCGCGGCAACCGTATGGTGAAGGTGGCGCCCCGTCCTGGGCCCTCACTGGCCGCGGCCACGGTCCCGCCGTGCGCATCGACCAGGGCTCGACTGATCGTCAGGCCGATGCCTGAGCCGGAGTTGTCACGGGTGCGTGAGCTGTCGGCGCGGAAGAACCGTTCGAACAGGCGTGACCGGTCCTCATTGGTGAAGCCTTCGCCGTCGTCCGCTACCGTGATCTCCACCGTGCTGCCGTGGGTGGCTGCCGAGACCGTGACGGTGCCTCCGGGGGAAGTGTGCCGTAGAGCGTTGCTCAGCAGGTTTCCGAGGACTTGGGCGAGGCGGTCCGGGTCCGCGTGGATCGTCACGGAGTGGGGCAGGGCCGTTCCTCGTCGTAGTGCCACGCCCGCTGTCTCGAACCGTTCATCCCATGCCGGGAGTATCGACTCCAGCAGGTCGTCGACGGTGAGGGGGTGCAGCTGTACCGGGAGCTGGCCCTCCTCGGCCCGGGACACTTCACTGATGTCGTCAGCCAGCCGCGAAAGTCGCATGGTCTGGCTGGCGAGGATGGGCATGGCTGCCTCCGGCTCGATGACGCCATCGGCCATGGCCTCGTGATGTGCCGAGAGGGTGGCGATGGGGGTGCGCAGCTCATGGGCGAGGTCGGAGAGCAGTTGGCGTCGGGTCTCCTCGACGGCGTCCAGGCGCGCTGCCATGTCGTTGAGCGTGGCGGCCAGGGAGTCGAGTTCGGTCCCGGCTCCGACGGAGGGCACGCGCGTGGAGTAGTGGCCGCGGGACAGTTCATCGACAGCCGAGGTGAGGCCGTGAAGCGTCTGGCGGAGTCGTCGTGCCAGGTTCCAGGTGACCAGGCCGGCGGCCAGGAGGGAGACCACCAGTCCGACCCCGAGGGCAAGTGCGAGCGCGTCACGGTAGGCGCGTTCGATGTGGACGAGCTCGTCGCTGCCCACCGGGAGATCGGTCTGGAGCAGGTGGTAGTGGAAGACGGCGGGCCCGATGATCACCGTCAGCACCGTGATGGTGAGCGCGCCGGCGAGCAGCACGATGAGCTGGCCGATCATCAGGCGCGAGGCCAAGCTGGTGCTAGGGCGAACCGTTCGCACAGATGTATTCGGTGCGGTCACGAGCTCATCCCTTCCCCATCCGGTATCCGATACCGCGCACCGTGGTGACGAACCGTGCAGATTCAGCCGTCTCGTCGAGTTTTCGTCGGAGGTTGGCGATGTGCACATCGACGAGATGGTCGTCTCCGATCCAGCTGTCGCCCCAGACGGCCTCCATCAGCTGTCTGCGACTGAAGGCCTGGCCAGGACTGAGCGCCAGGGTCATCAAGAGTCCCCTCTCGGTGGGGGTCAGCGGAAGTGGCCGGCTGGCGAGCCGCACCTCCTGGGCAGCTGTGTCGATCTCGAGCTCTCCAAAAGTGCGCACTGTGTCCGAAGACGCCGTCCCGGAATCGGCGCGGGGCCTGCGCAATACGGCCTGGACCCGAGCGACGAGCTCACGCACGCTGAACGGCTTGGTGAGGTAGTCATCCGCCCCCACCGACAGCCCCACCAGGCGGTCCACCTCCTCTGACCGTGCCGTCGTGATCAGCACGTAGCAGTCGGAGAAGGCGCGGATCCTGCGCATCACCTCCAGACCGTCGAGCCCGGGCAGGCCGAGATCGAGGACGATCACGTCCGGTGACAGAGTGCGGGCTGCCTCCACCGCCTCCGGACCGCTCCGCGCGCTCGCAGTCGCGTAGCCGGCCTTCGCGAGATACGCCTGGACCACGTCCGACAGCGCGACCTCGTCCTCGACGACGAGAACCATCGCCGCTGCTCGATCCGCTTCGCTCCTCATGGCTCCAGTCTGGTCTCCGTTCCTGGACACCGCGCGTCTACGGAGGCGCAGACGGACTATCTGGACCAGATCTTGAGGAACTCTCGACGAGAACTTCGCCCGCCCCGGGGGAATCTGATGTGGACCGTGCCGCGTACGTACTCGACCAAGGGAGACCCTCGATGATGCCGACCGATGCGATGTCGTGGCTGATGTGGGCGATGGTCGCCGGTCTCCTCGTTCTCCTCTGGGCCTCGGCACTGCTGCTGGCACGCACCGTGCTGCCCGGGCGCCCCCGACGCGCTCGGGACGAGAACGAGGCGATCGGGGAACTCTCCCTGCGCCTGGCTCGAGGAGAGATCACGGCCGACGAGTTCGAGCAACGGCAACGACTGGTCTTGAACGCATTTCGGCCATGACACCACCCCCTCACTCCAGAAGGACTACACCTGTGAAGACCTTTTCCCGCCGCACCGTGTTCACCGGAGGCCTCGGCGCGGCAGCGCTGACACTCGCGGCATGCGGTAACCGCACCACCCCGACTGAGGCGGGGACCTTCGCACCGCCTCCTGCCCTTACGCCGAAAGCCGGTCAGAACGTCGTCACCCAGACCCTCACCGCGGCACCGACGACGGTGGACCTCGGAGGGAAAACGGTCTCGACCTGGGCATACGGCGAGAGCCTCCCCGGGCCGCTGATCCGCGCCACGGCCGGCGACCTGCTGCACATCACGCTCGAGAACCGCCTTCCCGAGACCTCCACGATCCACTGGCACGGCATCCGACTGCACAACGCAGCCGACGGGGTGCCGGGGATGACGCAGGACGCCGTCGAGCCGGAAGCCTCTTTCACCTACGAGTTCGTCGCCCCCGACCCCGGCACCTACTTCCTCCACTCCCATGTCGGCTTGCAGCTCGACCGCGGGCTCTACGCACCACTGATCATCGATGATCCCGACGAAAACGGTGACTACGACGCGGAATGGATCGTGACCCTCGATGACTGGATCGATGGCACCGGGCAGACCCCAGACGAGGTCCTGGCCGCGCTCACCGGCGCCGGGCCCTCAGATGCCGGCGGCATGGACCACGGCGACATGCCCATGGGCGACGACGGACCCGGCAGCATGGACCACGGCGGCATGCCGATGGGGGGCGAGCCCTGGGGCGACGCGGGTGACGTGGCCTACCCCCACTTCCTCGTCAACGGCCAGGTTCCCGAAGCGCCGGAGATCTTCGAGGCGAAGCCTGGCCAGCGCCTGCGCGTCCGCCTGATCAACGCCTCCGCCGACACCATCTTCGCCCTCGCGCTCGGCGACCACGACCTCTCCGTCACCCACTCGGACGGATTCGCCGTCGAACCCGTCACCGCCAAGGCGCTCTATCTCGGCATGGGTGAACGGTACGACGTGGTGGTCACCGTGAAGGACGGCATGTTCCCTCTGGTGGCCCGTCCTGTCGGGAAGACCAGCGGCGGCCAGGGGCTCGCGGTGCTGAGGACCGGCTCCGGTTCCGTTCCCGCTCCGAACGTCCAGGTCAGAGAGCTCGACGGGGAGGTTCTCATCGGGTCCACCCTGGAACCGGCCGAGACCGCGCGGCTCGAGGACCGCGCCGTCGACACCGAACTGGAGCTTGCGTTCCAAGGCTCGATGCAGCCCTACCGCTGGGCAATCAACGGAAGACCCTACGGGCAGAACACTCCGCTCGGCATCCGCGAAGGACAGCGGGTGCGGATCATCGCGTCCAACCAGACGATGATGACCCATCCCCTGCACATCCACGGCCACACCTTCGCCCTGCCCTCCGGTCTCCGCAAGGACACCGTGCTGCTGGCACCCATGGAATCGGTCGCCCTCGACTTCGATGCGGACAATCCGGGTCGATGGGCGGCACACTGCCACAACGCTTACCACCAGGAAGCCGGCATGATGACAGGGATCGATTACGCATCCTGACGCCGTGCGTTCCGGCCCCCGGCGCCGAAGAAGGCTGACATTGGTGTCGCTCTCCTGGGCCTCGCTCAAGGGTGAGCGGGCCAGCAGGTCGGAGTCAGCGGCTTGGACTCTGGCGCCGACGTGATATCTCGAGTGCCACACCTCCGCACCTGGATCACGCCGATGCTCACAGCGGACTCCAACCCGTCGACACATACCCCCCAGGGGTATATGGTCAGGCGTATGAACGCTGGCAACCCCACACACCGTCACGCCCACGGAGAACCCGACATGCAGCACCCTCATCCCTCCCACACATCTCCCGGCACCGGCATTGCTGAGCGCGACGCATCCGACGCGAATAGCGACGATGGATCTCACGGCGACCATGAGGACCACTCAGGCCACGAGGGTCACTCAGGACATGGTGGCCATTCCGGTCATGGAGACCACGTCGGGCAGTTCCGGCGGTTGTTCTGGATCAACCTGATCATCGCGGTCCCAGTTGTCGCATTCTCGCCGATGTTCGCGATGCTGCTCGGCTACAGCGTTCCCGATCTTCCCGGCGCGATGTGGATCGCCCCGCTCCTCGGCACCGTCATGTACATCTGGGGCGGCCGCCCGTTCCTCACCGGCGCAGTCTCCGAGATCCGCTCCCGTCAACCCGGAATGATGCTCCTGATCGGGCTCGCGATCACGGTTGCGTTCATCGCCTCCTGGGGAGCCACCCTTGGCCTCCTCGACCACCAGCTGGAATTCTGGTGGGAGCTCGCCCTGCTGATCGTCATCATGCTGCTGGGGCACTGGGTCGAGATGCGATCCCTCGCCCAGACGACCTCCGCGCTCGACTCCCTGGCCGCACTGCTTCCCGACATGGCAGAACGCATCGACGGTGACGAGATCGTGAATGTCTCACCGACTGAGCTGCAACACGGGGATCTGGTCCTGGTGCGCCCGGGGGCGAGCGTCCCGGCCGACGGCACGATCCGCGAAGGCCGCGCCGACGTGGACGAGTCCATGGTCACCGGCGAGTCCCGTCCCGTGACGCGCTCCACCGGAGACTCCGTCGTGGCGGGGACCGTCGCCACGGATTCCAGCCTGCGCATTGAGGTCACCGCCACCGGTGACGACACCGCCCTCGCCGGCATCCAGCGCCTGGTGACCGAGGCGCAGAACTCCACCTCCCGGGCACAGCGCATCGCAGACAAGGCATCGGCCTGGCTGTTCTGGTTCGCTCTCGGCGCTGCCGTGATCACGGCAATCGCCTGGTCACTGCTCGGAATGCCCGATGAGGCAGTGGTCCGCACGGTGACCGTCCTGGTCATCGCCTGCCCCCACGCCCTGGGGCTCGCGATCCCGCTGGTGGTCTCGATCGCGACAGAGCGGGCTGCCCGCGGCGGCGTCCTGGTGAAGGACCGCCTGGCGCTGGAGGCGATGCGCACCGTCGACGCCGTCCTGTTCGACAAGACCGGCACTCTCACCAAGGGCGAGCCCGTCCTCGCTGAGATCATCACCCGCGGCGCGGAGGAGACCGACGTGCTGGCCCTGGCAGCTGCCGCCGAAGCCGAGAGCGAGCATCCGCTCGCCCGCGCCATCATCGCCAAGGCGCAGGCCGAGGGAGTCCGGATCCCGACGGGCTCCGACATCAGCTCTACCCCTGCCTTGGGAGTGAGCGCCCAAGTAGATGGAGACGAGATCCGCGTAGGCAGCCCCCGCCTGCTCGAGGAAACCGGAGCACGCGAGATCGAAGACGCTGAGGCCTGGCGCCAGGAGGGCGCGATCATCCTCCACGTCCTCCGGGACGGCGAGGTGATCGGCGGTCTCAAGCTCCACGACGAAGTGCGCCCCGAATCTCGCGAAGCCATCGATGCCCTGCACAGCCTGGGGGTCGAGGTCGTCATGATCACCGGCGACGCCGAGGCGGTCGCGAACAGCGTCGGCCGTGAGCTCGGCATCGACCGTATCTTCGCCGGGGTACGTCCCGAGGACAAGTCCTCGAAGGTCGCCCAGCTCCAGAAGGAGGGCAAGAAGGTCGCGATGATCGGCGACGGCGTCAACGACGCCCCCGCCCTCGCCCAGGCCGATGTCGGCATCGCCATCGGGGCCGGCACCGACGTCGCGATCGCCTCGGCCGGTGTGGTGCTTGCCAGCTCCGATCCTCGCTCGGTGCTCTCAGTGATCGAGCTCTCCCGCGCCGCCTACCGGAAGATGAAGCAGAACCTCTGGTGGGCAGCCGGCTACAACCTTATCTCCGTGCCGCTCGCCGCCGGAATCCTCGCCCCTATCGGATTCGTGCTGCCCATGTCCGTCGGCGCGATCCTCATGTCCCTGTCCACCGTCGTCGTCGCGATGAACGCCCAGCTCCTGCGACGCCTCGACCTGCACCCGGAAGCAACTGTCGCGGCCCTGCGCGACCGACGCTGATCCCGCTCACAGAACGGAACCTCTCATGATCGTCGTCAACGCAGTACTCCACGATCAAGGCCCACCATGAGCGTCGAGACGACACCGAGAATCGGAACCGGCCATTAATCCCGCAACTCGCGCGATGACGAAAGGGGGATGCCCCGATGGCTTTAGAGGTCGAGGATCGGATCCATTGAGCTGATGCTCTTGCACCTCTTTCTCGCGTACGCAATTTCACGCCGCGTTGCCGATCCGAGGTATCCGCTTTCGCTCACCACTCGCACCTCGTCCGACACGTCGATACGGCGTAGATGCAGCTCCCCCAGAGCCTCACGTCGGGCTGGTGTCAGGTCTTCATCGATCGCCTCGGGGGCGAGCACGATCATCCCGAGCGCAGTAAGACGACGCCGCTCCGACTCGAACAGGCTCTGGAAGCGCAGCGAACCGCAGAGGCAGGCAACTCTGGGCCGTTCGGCGGCACTCATGCACATACCTCCGTGACTGAGGAGCTGATGTTCGGAATGCTCGCCCGCCCTCCACCAGGACGTGGAGCACTGTGGCCGAGGCATTCTGAATCTGTCCCGACGGCGCTCGCGGAGTGGCGAAGGATCGGTTGCTGTCACCCCTCGTCCCGCACAGCACACACAGCCGCGTTGCTGTCAGCGTTGCTGTCATTGCCCATTTTGGGGCGAGGCCCGCAACCACGAGCATAGTCCTGACCAGGGTGGGCCCGGAGGGGATCGAACCCTCGACCCGCGGATTAAAAGTCCGATGCTCTGCCAACTGAGCTACAGGCCCGTGCCCGCCTGGCGGGCCCGTCCATCCTATCCGCGCACGCCCGCGGGACGCACGTCGGCCCTCCGTCCCACCTGGTCGAACGGGCGGGGTCGGAGGGCCGACGGGCGGACTCGTGCAGACGGGTCAGAACGCTGGGTTCTGCGCCTTATTGGCCTTGCTGCGGCCGACGAAGAACAGGATCACGCCGACCACGAGCAGGAGGAAGCCGAGCCCGGCGACGAAGATGCCGCCGACGATGCCGCCCACCCCTCCGAGGATTCCTCCGACGGACACGGGCGGAGCCACCATCACCTCGGTCGGGGAATCACAGGTGATGGTGTACTTCTGCGTGGACTTCGCCGTGAAGGAGCCGAAGGACTCCCAGTCGGCGCCGGCGGCGGTCACCTTGCTCTTCTGATCGGTGGTGTCGGTGGCGGGCGCGGTGCCGTCGGCCCCGATGATGGTGCAGCTCGGAGCGGTCTCGCCCTCGTGGGCGTACGCCTGCATGTCCTTGCCGGCTTCGAGCTGCACGGTGGCCTCGCCGTTGAAGACCGTGCTGTTGTCCGAGACGTCGCTCGCGACGCCGACGACCTTGACGATCGCGACGACGAACACGACGATCCCCACGAGGCACAGCACCAGACCGACGATCAGCATGATCAGTCCTGCCCGCTTCATCCCCTTGCCGGGGACCTTGCCGTTCGGGGCGGGGTAGGAAGCGGGAGCCCCGGGAGCGCCCTGCGGGCTGCCGGGGTACTGGGGCTGGGCGGGCATGCTCACGGGAGTCTCCTTCATCGACATGGTGCGATTCACACGATATCGGAAAGGACCAGCTCAAACCCCGTGCTGGACCAGGTTCTGGTCAGGACTGCCCGTCGCCCATCCACGGCAGGTCGTCGTCGTGCCCGACCACGCACAGCGGGACCACTACGATGGGCCGCACCTGCTTGTGGGAGAGCTGGGTGGCGACGGAGCCGTTGATGAACTCGCGCATGGAGTCTCGCAGGCCCGGCTTGCGGGTGCCCAGGACGAACATGAGGGCGTCGACGTCCTCGGCGACCTCGTGCAGCTCGACCGTCGGGGTGCCGCGGCGCGGCACGGCCTTCCAGGTCACGCCGGTCGTGCCCACGCCCTCCTCGATGACCTTCGTGAGGTCGTCGGGGAAGAAGGGCTCGTCGATCTCCGCGGCGAGACCCGCCGCGTACAGGGAGCCCTGCGGGGTCTCGCCGAGCGCGAGCATCGTCGATTCGACGTACACGCAGGTGAGGGTCGCATGGAAGGCTTTCGCATACTGCGCGGCGGTCTGGATCACCGTCCGCGATCTCTCGTCGACCACCCCGACGACGATCTGTCGGGCTTCGCCGCTGCGGGGCGCGTCTCCGGACTGCTCGGGGGCTGCGTTCACGACGGACCACTTCCTTCCGGCGCCTGCGGGGCGACCCCGCAGGATCTGACGGTCGACACCGGCATCCTCGCCGGTGACCCCATTGTGCCCCTCACCGGGCACGGATGGGGGAGGTCGAAGGTCCCGACCTGCAGGAGGAACCGCGATTCGCCCCGGAAAGTCCGGCACATCCGCCGCCCGCGAGACCGGATCGGCGGGATCCGTAGACTGCCGGGATGGAACGCGAGGAGACGCCGACGGAGGGCACTCCCCCGCCCACCGGGCCGACGCCCCCCGGTGCTGCGCCGACCGCGGTCCGCACCCTCGCGGAGGCGGTCGAGGGCGAGCTGATCGAGAAGAAGTCCCGCTTCCTCGCCCAGCTGCACCCGGTCTCCTCGATCGAGGAGGCCGACGCGCTGCTGCGCGCGACCCGCGCCGCACACCCCGGCGCCCGCCACCACTGCTCTGCACTCGTGCTGTCCGACCAGACCACGGGCACCGGTCCCGTGCAGCGTTCGAACGACGACGGCGAGCCCGCGGGCACGGCCGGGATGCCGATCCTGCAGGCGCTCCTGCACGCGGACCTCACCGACACCCTCGCGATCGTGGTGCGCTGGTTCGGCGGCGTGAAGCTCGGGGCGGGCGGCCTGGTCCGCGCCTACACCGCGGCGGTCGAGCAGGCCCTCGCCGACGCCCCGCTCCTCCAGCGCGTCCCGCGCAGCGAGGTCGCACTCGAGGTGCCCTTCACCGACGTCGGCCTCGCGGAGAACGCCGTGCGCCACTGGGCCGACGTCCACGGCGAGGGCGCCGCCGGCGTGCACGGGACCGAGTACGGCGAGGACGGCGCCCGCCTGCGCCTGCTCATCGACCCCGCGCTCGCGGGCGATCTCGCCCAGGACGTCGCCTCGTGGTCGCAGGGCCGCTTCACCCCGCACGAGACCGGTCGCCGCACCGTCGACGTCCCCCTCCCTCCGTCGACACCCGCGTGAACTCGGTGAACGGGAGGCGACGGCGAACCGGACATTCCGCGCGGTCCGCCGCCCCAGGTCACCCTCGCTTTCTGTGACTTCAGGCACCGGCACGCACGAACGCCCAGGAACCGGGTGAACGGCAGGTGAACGGGGCCGAGGAGAACTGGCACCCCTCTCTGCCCCGGGCGCACACTGGCCGCATGACAGGTGACATCGTCATCCTCGCCCTGCTCATCATCACGGCAGTGGCCTTCGACTTCACGAACGGCTTCCACGACACCGGCAACGCGATGGCCACGTCCATCGCCACCGGGGCGCTCAAGCCCAAGACCGCCGTGACGCTCTCGGCGATCCTCAACGTGGTCGGCGGATTCCTCTCCGTCGAGGTCGCGGTCACCGTGACCACCTCGGTGCTGAAGATCCAGGATTCCGACACCGGAGCGCTGATCACGGGCCTCGACGCGGAGACGGCGATGTTCATCATCTTCGCCGGGCTCGTCGGCGGCATCCTGTGGAACCTCGCGACCTGGCTGTTCGGCATCCCCTCCAGCTCCTCCCACGCCCTGTTCGGCGGCCTCATCGGCGCCGGCCTCGCGGCGCTGGGCACCGTGGGGATCAACTGGGAGGGCCTGATGATCAAGGTCATCATCCCGGCCCTCCTCTCCCCCTTCATCGCCGGCGCCATCGCCGCGAGCGCCGCCTGGCTCGTCTTCCGCGTCACCGCGAACGTGCGCGAGGAGCGCCGCGAGAAGGGCTTCCGCTACGGCCAGATCGCCACCGCCTCGCTGGTCTCCCTCGCCCACGGCACGGGCGACGCGCAGAAGACCATGGGCGTCATCGCCCTGGGCCTCATCGCCCACGGCACCCTCTCCGACCAGGAGATCGTCGACAACGGCCTG from Brachybacterium kimchii carries:
- a CDS encoding universal stress protein — its product is MNAAPEQSGDAPRSGEARQIVVGVVDERSRTVIQTAAQYAKAFHATLTCVYVESTMLALGETPQGSLYAAGLAAEIDEPFFPDDLTKVIEEGVGTTGVTWKAVPRRGTPTVELHEVAEDVDALMFVLGTRKPGLRDSMREFINGSVATQLSHKQVRPIVVVPLCVVGHDDDLPWMGDGQS
- a CDS encoding IMPACT family protein; translated protein: MEREETPTEGTPPPTGPTPPGAAPTAVRTLAEAVEGELIEKKSRFLAQLHPVSSIEEADALLRATRAAHPGARHHCSALVLSDQTTGTGPVQRSNDDGEPAGTAGMPILQALLHADLTDTLAIVVRWFGGVKLGAGGLVRAYTAAVEQALADAPLLQRVPRSEVALEVPFTDVGLAENAVRHWADVHGEGAAGVHGTEYGEDGARLRLLIDPALAGDLAQDVASWSQGRFTPHETGRRTVDVPLPPSTPA
- a CDS encoding inorganic phosphate transporter, translating into MTGDIVILALLIITAVAFDFTNGFHDTGNAMATSIATGALKPKTAVTLSAILNVVGGFLSVEVAVTVTTSVLKIQDSDTGALITGLDAETAMFIIFAGLVGGILWNLATWLFGIPSSSSHALFGGLIGAGLAALGTVGINWEGLMIKVIIPALLSPFIAGAIAASAAWLVFRVTANVREERREKGFRYGQIATASLVSLAHGTGDAQKTMGVIALGLIAHGTLSDQEIVDNGLPPWIIIVCAGAIALGTYMGGWRVIRTLGKGLVELDSPQGMAAEASSAAIILTSSHLGMALSTTHVATGSIVGSGVGRPGAQVRWGVAGRMAVGWLLTLPAAAVVGAITYFIGHLVGGVGGAFLVFAILLAVGGYIYYRSQLQKVDAANVNDDWEEGAEAVSLPGESSPVLETAGTTCGSSASSGATPKTPVATPSGGAGSAEEPAPTSHRKDS